In 'Nostoc azollae' 0708, the following are encoded in one genomic region:
- the hpsP gene encoding hormogonium polysaccharide biosynthesis glycosyltransferase HpsP — protein sequence MKTLQIIPSISLIYGGPSQMVLGLAPALAKAGVEVTILTTDSNGDNGQKPLDVPLNIPIKQDGYEVIYFRCAPFRRYKFSLDLLKFLKNNAQYFDIAHIHALFSPISSAAAIVCRQQSLPYILRPLGTLDPSDLRKKEQLKQLYVALLERRNLAGASGIHFTSEQEAKISSRFGVSTKDLVIPLGVIPPENNTENIRNKFGIDNDKPVILFMSRIDPKKGLELLIPALQKLSIQGLDFHFVLAGTNPQDPIYEQKIKSEIENSQLKSHTTITGFVTGEAKISLLQTADLFVLPSYYENFGIAVAEAMVAGTPVVISDQVHIYQQVLDSESGWVGTTDVESIVRLLTTALSNLQECQRRGLNAQKYALQHFSWDAITQQVIQAYREIVVENTIF from the coding sequence ATGAAAACATTACAAATTATCCCCTCTATTTCTCTGATTTATGGTGGACCTAGTCAAATGGTATTAGGACTAGCACCAGCATTAGCAAAAGCGGGTGTAGAAGTCACTATTTTGACGACTGATAGTAATGGTGATAATGGTCAAAAGCCGCTGGATGTTCCTTTAAATATTCCCATCAAACAAGATGGTTATGAAGTCATTTATTTTCGCTGTGCACCATTTCGTAGATATAAATTTTCTCTCGATTTATTAAAATTTTTGAAAAATAACGCTCAATATTTCGATATTGCCCATATTCATGCTTTATTTTCTCCTATCAGTAGTGCAGCGGCTATTGTCTGTCGTCAGCAAAGTTTACCTTATATTTTACGTCCTTTGGGAACACTTGACCCATCTGATTTAAGGAAGAAAGAACAATTAAAGCAGCTTTATGTTGCACTATTAGAACGTCGGAATTTAGCAGGTGCATCTGGAATTCATTTTACTAGTGAACAAGAGGCGAAAATATCATCAAGATTTGGAGTAAGTACAAAAGATTTAGTGATTCCTTTGGGTGTTATTCCTCCCGAAAATAATACTGAAAATATTAGAAATAAGTTTGGTATTGATAATGATAAACCCGTAATTTTATTTATGTCACGTATTGATCCAAAAAAGGGTTTAGAATTATTAATTCCAGCATTACAAAAATTATCAATACAGGGTTTGGATTTTCATTTTGTTTTAGCGGGTACAAATCCCCAAGACCCAATATATGAGCAAAAAATTAAATCTGAGATTGAAAATTCCCAGTTAAAATCACATACTACGATAACTGGGTTTGTGACTGGTGAAGCAAAAATAAGTTTATTGCAAACTGCTGATTTATTTGTTTTACCGTCATACTATGAAAATTTTGGTATTGCTGTTGCAGAAGCGATGGTAGCAGGAACACCTGTGGTTATTTCTGATCAAGTGCATATTTATCAACAGGTGTTAGATAGTGAGTCTGGTTGGGTGGGGACAACGGATGTAGAATCAATAGTGAGATTATTAACAACAGCGTTGTCAAATCTCCAAGAATGTCAACGTCGGGGATTAAATGCCCAAAAATACGCCTTACAACATTTTAGTTGGGATGCGATCACACAACAAGTAATTCAAGCTTACCGAGAAATTGTGGTTGAGAATACTATATTTTAA
- a CDS encoding peroxiredoxin: protein MALHLGDTVPNFTQASTQGDINFYEWAGDSWVVLFSHPADFTPVCTTELGTVGKLKPEFDKRNVKVIALSVDNVDSHNGWVGDIEETQSTTLNYPILADADKKVSDLYDMIHSKAAANITVRSVFVIDPNKKLRLSFTYPPSTGRNFDELLRVIDSLQLTDNYSVATPADWKDGDDCVIVPSLKDPEVLKEKFPKGYQEIKPYLRMTPQPNK from the coding sequence ATGGCTCTCCATCTTGGTGATACAGTACCCAACTTTACTCAAGCCTCTACACAGGGCGACATAAATTTTTACGAATGGGCAGGTGACAGCTGGGTAGTGCTGTTTTCTCACCCTGCTGACTTTACACCTGTTTGCACCACAGAATTAGGTACCGTTGGGAAGTTAAAACCAGAATTTGACAAACGCAACGTCAAAGTGATCGCACTCAGCGTTGATAATGTAGACTCCCATAATGGCTGGGTGGGAGATATTGAAGAAACCCAAAGCACCACCCTCAATTACCCAATTTTAGCAGATGCTGACAAAAAGGTTTCTGACCTTTATGATATGATTCACTCCAAAGCAGCTGCCAACATCACAGTGCGTTCCGTATTCGTCATTGACCCCAACAAAAAACTGCGTCTTTCTTTCACCTACCCCCCCAGCACCGGACGCAATTTTGATGAACTATTGCGAGTAATTGACTCTTTGCAATTAACAGATAACTACAGCGTTGCTACACCAGCAGACTGGAAAGATGGTGACGACTGCGTAATTGTTCCATCCTTGAAAGATCCCGAAGTTCTGAAAGAGAAATTCCCCAAAGGTTATCAAGAAATCAAACCTTATTTGCGGATGACTCCCCAACCTAACAAATAA